One window of Pelmatolapia mariae isolate MD_Pm_ZW linkage group LG18, Pm_UMD_F_2, whole genome shotgun sequence genomic DNA carries:
- the LOC134616924 gene encoding band 4.1-like protein 3 isoform X15, with product MTTESGADSEAKQPQENKETEKGKAKAASQPSQAAAEPTSPQNQQEQLPAAVGHSTPARKEQEQQEEDLVSHRSSTSRLSRSPLRGVKKVKIMQCKVTLLDGSDFTLNVEKRAKGQFLFDKVCDHLNLLEKDYFGITYRDVENQKNWLDPSKELKKQIRTGPWNFAFNVKFYPPDPSQLTEDITRYYLCLQLRDDVVSGRLPCSFATHTVLGSYTAQSELGDYDSEELASDYLSELRFAPNQTKELEEKVMELHKTYKGMSPADAEMHFLENAKKLSMYGVDLHHAKLVGNLYECLAPAEGEDSEGVEIMLGVCASGLLIYRDRLRINRFAWPKILKISYKRNNFYIKIRPGEFEQFESTIGFKLPNHRAAKRLWKVCVEHHTFFRLVSPEAPPKKFLTLGSKFRYSGRTQAQTRRASSQIIRPAPFFERTSSKRYNMSRSLDGAPIMENHETLMKDSAADGEAKIIAKGDIITTVTTEKKAEEEKAEEGDAKKDTAETPEPAATSPLRQDTKCPPHAFTSDPLRSELSLPSSPISSTKVRRRHRENARKRASSVSPVKSSTGCRRRQARADHKAALLEEQALLLSARKQRLEQGKSRGGTLFSFSLHLPDLSSILDEDGYITFPDLSEMRFLPECAQNFLPIKSPSLIPCFLFIFFFLLSTSFSVPYALTLSFPLALCLCYLEPKAASLTASLAQSYHDHDSSEEEETDSEQTDFAFDGEMTATESEADEDSEMRTQDTEPPAEVVKHQTNISELKRSFLETGGSITTPGLTEWEKRLSSSPMRSPRSDEAPMIEPLELDTKEDEPAADETKEEVEPKITEAPAGQEEKPVIETEALPAKSAGPTSPDITAVATKDMPVIHTETKTITYEAAEVETNGDADPGVLLSAQTITSETTSTTTTTHITKTVKGGISETRIEKRIVITGDADIDHDEALAQAIKEAKEQHPDMSVTKVVVHKETEITPEEGED from the exons GAGCAGCAGGAAGAGGATCTGGTATCCCACAGGTCATCCACCAGTCGTCTGTCTAGGTCTCCGCTGAGAGGAGTCAAGAAGGTGAAGATCATGCAGTGTAAAGTCACTCTGCTGGATGGCTCCGACTTCACGCTCAATGTAGAG AAACGAGCAAAGGGCCAGTTCCTCTTTGATAAAGTGTGTGATCACCTCAACCTACTAGAGAAGGACTATTTTGGCATTACATATAGAGATGTAGAGAATCAAAag AATTGGCTGGATCCTTCCaaggagctgaagaagcagaTCAGGA CTGGACCCTGGAACTTTGCTTTCAATGTAAAGTTTTACCCACCAGACCCCTCACAACTGACTGAGGACATCACAAG GTACTACCTGTGCTTGCAACTGAGAGATGATGTAGTTTCAGGTCGCCTGCCCTGCTCCTTTGCCACCCACACGGTGCTGGGCTCGTATACAGCGCAGTCTGAACTTGGAGACTATGACTCAGAGGAACTCGCCAGCGACTACCTCAGTGAACTGCGCTTCGCACCCAACCAGACCAAAGAGCTAGAGGAGAAGGTCATGGAGCTCCACAAGACTTACAA GGGGATGTCACCGGCTGATGCCGAGATGCACTTCTTGGAAAATGCCAAGAAGCTATCCATGTACGGCGTGGACCTCCACCACGCTAAG TTGGTAGGGAATCTCTATGAATGCTTGGCTCCAGCTGAGGGAGAG GACTCGGAGGGTGTGGAGATTATGCTGGGAGTTTGTGCAAGTGGCCTACTCATCTACAGAGACAGGTTGCGGATCAACAGATTCGCCTGGCCCAAAATCCTCAAAATCTCCTACAAAAGGAACAACTTCTACATCAAAATCCGACCCGGCGAG TTCGAGCAGTTTGAAAGCACGATTGGTTTCAAGCTTCCAAATCATCGTGCTGCCAAAAGGCTCTGGAAAGTCTGCGTGGAACACCATACCTTCTTCAG GCTCGTATCCCCCGAGGCACCCCCAAAGAAGTTCCTGACTCTCGGCTCCAAATTTCGCTACAGTGGCAGAACACAGGCTCAGACACGCAGGGCCAGTTCTCAGATCATCAGACCTGCTCCGTTCTTTGAACGCACCTCCAGCAAACGCTACAACATGTCCCGCAGCTTAGATGGAG CTCCAATTATGGAGAACCATGAGACCCTGATGAAGGACAGTGCTGCTGATGGGGAAGCCAAAATCATTGCCAAGGGAGACATTATCACCACTGTAACAACTGagaaaaaggcagaggaagagaaGGCTGAGGAGGGGGACGCTAAGAAGGACACAGCAGAGACACCAGAACCTGCGGCCACATCACCGCTCAGACAAGACACAAAG TGCCCCCCTCATGCATTCACATCCGACCCCCTCCGTTCTGAGCTCTCGCTCCCTTCATCCCCCATTTCATCAACTAAAGTACGGcgcaggcacagggagaacgCCCGCAAGCGGGCTTCATCAGTCAGTCCAGTCAAGAGCAGTACTGGGTGCCGCCGCCGGCAAGCCCGCGCCGACCATAAAGCCGCCCTGCTGGAGGAGCAGGCGCTGCTTTTGTCAGCCCGCAAGCAGAGGCTGGAGCAGGGCAAGAGCAGGGGCGGCACGCTCTTCTCCTTCTCCCTGCACCTGCCCGACCTGTCGTCCATCCTAGATGAGGATGGCTACATCACATTCCCTGACCTGTCAGAGATGCGCTTCCTTCCTGAGTGTGCGCAGAACTTCCTCCCCATTAAGTCACCTTCACTCATCCCCTGCTTCcttttcatcttcttcttcctgctttCCACTTCCTTCTCCGTGCCCTATGCCCTCACCCTCTCCTTCCCGCTGGCGCTGTGCCTCTGCTACCTGGAGCCCAAGGCAGCCTCCCTGACCGCCTCCCTAGCCCAGAGTTACCATGACCATGACAgttcagaggaagaggag ACTGACAGCGAACAAACTGATTTTGCCTTTGATGGAGAGATGACCGCTACAGAG TCTGAAGCAGATGAGGACTCTGAGATGCGGACGCAG GACACAGAGCCTCCGGCGGAGGTCGTCAAGCACCAGACCAACATCAGCGAATTGAAGCGTTCCTTCCTGGAGACCGGCGGAAGCATCACCACGCCCGGTCTGACAGAGTGGGAGAAGAGACTCTCCTCGTCCCCTATGCGCTCACCCAGATCGGATGAGGCACCAATGATAGAGCCGCTGGAGCTGGAT ACTAAAGAAGATGAGCCAGCAGCAGATGAGACAAAAGAGGAGGTGGAACCTAAAATCACTGAG GCACCAGCTGGTCAGGAGGAGAAACCGGTGATAGAGACGGAGGCACTCCCAGCCAAGTCTGCAGGGCCAACG AGTCCCGACATTACCGCAGTGGCTACCAAAGACATGCCCGTGATCCACACTGAGACAAAAACGATCACCTATGAAGCTGCAGAG GTTGAGACTAATGGTGACGCAGACCCCGGAGTGTTGCTGAGTGCTCAGACGATAACCTCAGAGACCACCAGCACCACGACAACCACACACATCACAAAG ACGGTGAAAGGAGGCATATCGGAGACAAGAATCGAGAAAAGGATCGTTATCACCGGAGACGCAGACATCGACCATGACGAG GCTCTGGCTCAGGCCATAAAGGAGGCTAAAGAACAGCACCCTGACATGTCAGTGACCAAAGTAGTGGTACATAAAGAGACAGAGATCACGCCAGAGGAGGGGGAGGACTGA
- the LOC134616924 gene encoding band 4.1-like protein 3 isoform X16, with the protein MTTESGADSEAKQPQENKETEKGKAKAASQPSQAAAEPTSPQNQQEQLPAAVGHSTPARKEQEQQEEDLVSHRSSTSRLSRSPLRGVKKVKIMQCKVTLLDGSDFTLNVEKRAKGQFLFDKVCDHLNLLEKDYFGITYRDVENQKNWLDPSKELKKQIRTGPWNFAFNVKFYPPDPSQLTEDITRYYLCLQLRDDVVSGRLPCSFATHTVLGSYTAQSELGDYDSEELASDYLSELRFAPNQTKELEEKVMELHKTYKGMSPADAEMHFLENAKKLSMYGVDLHHAKLVGNLYECLAPAEGEDSEGVEIMLGVCASGLLIYRDRLRINRFAWPKILKISYKRNNFYIKIRPGEFEQFESTIGFKLPNHRAAKRLWKVCVEHHTFFRLVSPEAPPKKFLTLGSKFRYSGRTQAQTRRASSQIIRPAPFFERTSSKRYNMSRSLDGAPIMENHETLMKDSAADGEAKIIAKGDIITTVTTEKKAEEEKAEEGDAKKDTAETPEPAATSPLRQDTKTDSEQTDFAFDGEMTATESEADEDSEMRTQTKEDEPAADETKEEVEPKITEAAGYLVKYVVDSMTADGPTSSGPHGISLSTTMDDDVFMDGTLREVEEKTPESQDEVSERLVVKVSPGAMRQEVSQAISDKKGTLIILKDAEDKSDTEGKEKSAVPGEFKADEHVMLMASKEEEIPRADTSVVTEAQTAAAKMLSPKVEIKTDSMTQIKGIDSPKKAMASWISEEVKTETPEFISVSTKEVKDMKTSDGLQERAEIFTFKEVQSEQSKSSLTQITVSESSTTSLVVSTLECVSSSQKAPAGQEEKPVIETEALPAKSAGPTSPDITAVATKDMPVIHTETKTITYEAAEVETNGDADPGVLLSAQTITSETTSTTTTTHITKTVKGGISETRIEKRIVITGDADIDHDEALAQAIKEAKEQHPDMSVTKVVVHKETEITPEEGED; encoded by the exons GAGCAGCAGGAAGAGGATCTGGTATCCCACAGGTCATCCACCAGTCGTCTGTCTAGGTCTCCGCTGAGAGGAGTCAAGAAGGTGAAGATCATGCAGTGTAAAGTCACTCTGCTGGATGGCTCCGACTTCACGCTCAATGTAGAG AAACGAGCAAAGGGCCAGTTCCTCTTTGATAAAGTGTGTGATCACCTCAACCTACTAGAGAAGGACTATTTTGGCATTACATATAGAGATGTAGAGAATCAAAag AATTGGCTGGATCCTTCCaaggagctgaagaagcagaTCAGGA CTGGACCCTGGAACTTTGCTTTCAATGTAAAGTTTTACCCACCAGACCCCTCACAACTGACTGAGGACATCACAAG GTACTACCTGTGCTTGCAACTGAGAGATGATGTAGTTTCAGGTCGCCTGCCCTGCTCCTTTGCCACCCACACGGTGCTGGGCTCGTATACAGCGCAGTCTGAACTTGGAGACTATGACTCAGAGGAACTCGCCAGCGACTACCTCAGTGAACTGCGCTTCGCACCCAACCAGACCAAAGAGCTAGAGGAGAAGGTCATGGAGCTCCACAAGACTTACAA GGGGATGTCACCGGCTGATGCCGAGATGCACTTCTTGGAAAATGCCAAGAAGCTATCCATGTACGGCGTGGACCTCCACCACGCTAAG TTGGTAGGGAATCTCTATGAATGCTTGGCTCCAGCTGAGGGAGAG GACTCGGAGGGTGTGGAGATTATGCTGGGAGTTTGTGCAAGTGGCCTACTCATCTACAGAGACAGGTTGCGGATCAACAGATTCGCCTGGCCCAAAATCCTCAAAATCTCCTACAAAAGGAACAACTTCTACATCAAAATCCGACCCGGCGAG TTCGAGCAGTTTGAAAGCACGATTGGTTTCAAGCTTCCAAATCATCGTGCTGCCAAAAGGCTCTGGAAAGTCTGCGTGGAACACCATACCTTCTTCAG GCTCGTATCCCCCGAGGCACCCCCAAAGAAGTTCCTGACTCTCGGCTCCAAATTTCGCTACAGTGGCAGAACACAGGCTCAGACACGCAGGGCCAGTTCTCAGATCATCAGACCTGCTCCGTTCTTTGAACGCACCTCCAGCAAACGCTACAACATGTCCCGCAGCTTAGATGGAG CTCCAATTATGGAGAACCATGAGACCCTGATGAAGGACAGTGCTGCTGATGGGGAAGCCAAAATCATTGCCAAGGGAGACATTATCACCACTGTAACAACTGagaaaaaggcagaggaagagaaGGCTGAGGAGGGGGACGCTAAGAAGGACACAGCAGAGACACCAGAACCTGCGGCCACATCACCGCTCAGACAAGACACAAAG ACTGACAGCGAACAAACTGATTTTGCCTTTGATGGAGAGATGACCGCTACAGAG TCTGAAGCAGATGAGGACTCTGAGATGCGGACGCAG ACTAAAGAAGATGAGCCAGCAGCAGATGAGACAAAAGAGGAGGTGGAACCTAAAATCACTGAG GCAGCAGGTTATCTGGTGAAATATGTGGTGGATAGTATGACAGCTGATGGGCCCACCTCCTCTGGGCCTCATGGGATTAGTCTGTCAACCACTATGGACGACGACGTCTTTATGGACGGGACCCTGAGGGAAGTGGAGGAGAAAACCCCTGAGTCCCAGGACGAGGTGTCAGAGAGGTTGGTGGTGAAGGTCAGCCCCGGAGCTATGAGACAAGAAGTGTCCCAAGCCATCAGCGACAAGAAAGGGACGCTAATTATCCTGAAGGACGCCGAGGATAAATCAGACACTGAGGGCAAAGAGAAAAGTGCTGTCCCTGGAGAGTTTAAAGCTGATGAGCATGTAATGCTGATGGCCTCTAAAGAGGAAGAAATCCCCAGAGCAGACACTTCAGTTGTTACAGAAGCTCAAACTGCAGCCGCCAAGATGCTGAGTCCGAAGGTGGAGATCAAAACAGACAGCATGACTCAGATTAAAGGTATTGACTCGCCTAAGAAGGCTATGGCATCATGGATTTCTGAGGAGGTGAAGACAGAGACTCCAGAGTTCATCAGTGTGTCAACAAAGGAAGTAAAAGATATGAAGACTTCTGATGGACTACAGGAGAGAGCAGAAATCTTCACTTTCAAAGAAGTCCAGTCTGAGCAGTCAAAGTCCAGCCTGACTCAGATTACAGTTTCTGAATCTTCAACTACATCTTTAGTTGTG TCTACGTTGGAGTGTGTTTCCTCCTCTCAAAAG GCACCAGCTGGTCAGGAGGAGAAACCGGTGATAGAGACGGAGGCACTCCCAGCCAAGTCTGCAGGGCCAACG AGTCCCGACATTACCGCAGTGGCTACCAAAGACATGCCCGTGATCCACACTGAGACAAAAACGATCACCTATGAAGCTGCAGAG GTTGAGACTAATGGTGACGCAGACCCCGGAGTGTTGCTGAGTGCTCAGACGATAACCTCAGAGACCACCAGCACCACGACAACCACACACATCACAAAG ACGGTGAAAGGAGGCATATCGGAGACAAGAATCGAGAAAAGGATCGTTATCACCGGAGACGCAGACATCGACCATGACGAG GCTCTGGCTCAGGCCATAAAGGAGGCTAAAGAACAGCACCCTGACATGTCAGTGACCAAAGTAGTGGTACATAAAGAGACAGAGATCACGCCAGAGGAGGGGGAGGACTGA
- the LOC134616924 gene encoding band 4.1-like protein 3 isoform X7, translating into MTTESGADSEAKQPQENKETEKGKAKAASQPSQAAAEPTSPQNQQEQLPAAVGHSTPARKEQEQQEEDLVSHRSSTSRLSRSPLRGVKKVKIMQCKVTLLDGSDFTLNVEKRAKGQFLFDKVCDHLNLLEKDYFGITYRDVENQKNWLDPSKELKKQIRTGPWNFAFNVKFYPPDPSQLTEDITRYYLCLQLRDDVVSGRLPCSFATHTVLGSYTAQSELGDYDSEELASDYLSELRFAPNQTKELEEKVMELHKTYKGMSPADAEMHFLENAKKLSMYGVDLHHAKLVGNLYECLAPAEGEDSEGVEIMLGVCASGLLIYRDRLRINRFAWPKILKISYKRNNFYIKIRPGEFEQFESTIGFKLPNHRAAKRLWKVCVEHHTFFRLVSPEAPPKKFLTLGSKFRYSGRTQAQTRRASSQIIRPAPFFERTSSKRYNMSRSLDGAPIMENHETLMKDSAADGEAKIIAKGDIITTVTTEKKAEEEKAEEGDAKKDTAETPEPAATSPLRQDTKCPPHAFTSDPLRSELSLPSSPISSTKVRRRHRENARKRASSVSPVKSSTGCRRRQARADHKAALLEEQALLLSARKQRLEQGKSRGGTLFSFSLHLPDLSSILDEDGYITFPDLSEMRFLPECAQNFLPIKSPSLIPCFLFIFFFLLSTSFSVPYALTLSFPLALCLCYLEPKAASLTASLAQSYHDHDSSEEEETDSEQTDFAFDGEMTATESEADEDSEMRTQTKEDEPAADETKEEVEPKITEAAGYLVKYVVDSMTADGPTSSGPHGISLSTTMDDDVFMDGTLREVEEKTPESQDEVSERLVVKVSPGAMRQEVSQAISDKKGTLIILKDAEDKSDTEGKEKSAVPGEFKADEHVMLMASKEEEIPRADTSVVTEAQTAAAKMLSPKVEIKTDSMTQIKGIDSPKKAMASWISEEVKTETPEFISVSTKEVKDMKTSDGLQERAEIFTFKEVQSEQSKSSLTQITVSESSTTSLVVSTLECVSSSQKAPAGQEEKPVIETEALPAKSAGPTSPDITAVATKDMPVIHTETKTITYEAAEVETNGDADPGVLLSAQTITSETTSTTTTTHITKTVKGGISETRIEKRIVITGDADIDHDEALAQAIKEAKEQHPDMSVTKVVVHKETEITPEEGED; encoded by the exons GAGCAGCAGGAAGAGGATCTGGTATCCCACAGGTCATCCACCAGTCGTCTGTCTAGGTCTCCGCTGAGAGGAGTCAAGAAGGTGAAGATCATGCAGTGTAAAGTCACTCTGCTGGATGGCTCCGACTTCACGCTCAATGTAGAG AAACGAGCAAAGGGCCAGTTCCTCTTTGATAAAGTGTGTGATCACCTCAACCTACTAGAGAAGGACTATTTTGGCATTACATATAGAGATGTAGAGAATCAAAag AATTGGCTGGATCCTTCCaaggagctgaagaagcagaTCAGGA CTGGACCCTGGAACTTTGCTTTCAATGTAAAGTTTTACCCACCAGACCCCTCACAACTGACTGAGGACATCACAAG GTACTACCTGTGCTTGCAACTGAGAGATGATGTAGTTTCAGGTCGCCTGCCCTGCTCCTTTGCCACCCACACGGTGCTGGGCTCGTATACAGCGCAGTCTGAACTTGGAGACTATGACTCAGAGGAACTCGCCAGCGACTACCTCAGTGAACTGCGCTTCGCACCCAACCAGACCAAAGAGCTAGAGGAGAAGGTCATGGAGCTCCACAAGACTTACAA GGGGATGTCACCGGCTGATGCCGAGATGCACTTCTTGGAAAATGCCAAGAAGCTATCCATGTACGGCGTGGACCTCCACCACGCTAAG TTGGTAGGGAATCTCTATGAATGCTTGGCTCCAGCTGAGGGAGAG GACTCGGAGGGTGTGGAGATTATGCTGGGAGTTTGTGCAAGTGGCCTACTCATCTACAGAGACAGGTTGCGGATCAACAGATTCGCCTGGCCCAAAATCCTCAAAATCTCCTACAAAAGGAACAACTTCTACATCAAAATCCGACCCGGCGAG TTCGAGCAGTTTGAAAGCACGATTGGTTTCAAGCTTCCAAATCATCGTGCTGCCAAAAGGCTCTGGAAAGTCTGCGTGGAACACCATACCTTCTTCAG GCTCGTATCCCCCGAGGCACCCCCAAAGAAGTTCCTGACTCTCGGCTCCAAATTTCGCTACAGTGGCAGAACACAGGCTCAGACACGCAGGGCCAGTTCTCAGATCATCAGACCTGCTCCGTTCTTTGAACGCACCTCCAGCAAACGCTACAACATGTCCCGCAGCTTAGATGGAG CTCCAATTATGGAGAACCATGAGACCCTGATGAAGGACAGTGCTGCTGATGGGGAAGCCAAAATCATTGCCAAGGGAGACATTATCACCACTGTAACAACTGagaaaaaggcagaggaagagaaGGCTGAGGAGGGGGACGCTAAGAAGGACACAGCAGAGACACCAGAACCTGCGGCCACATCACCGCTCAGACAAGACACAAAG TGCCCCCCTCATGCATTCACATCCGACCCCCTCCGTTCTGAGCTCTCGCTCCCTTCATCCCCCATTTCATCAACTAAAGTACGGcgcaggcacagggagaacgCCCGCAAGCGGGCTTCATCAGTCAGTCCAGTCAAGAGCAGTACTGGGTGCCGCCGCCGGCAAGCCCGCGCCGACCATAAAGCCGCCCTGCTGGAGGAGCAGGCGCTGCTTTTGTCAGCCCGCAAGCAGAGGCTGGAGCAGGGCAAGAGCAGGGGCGGCACGCTCTTCTCCTTCTCCCTGCACCTGCCCGACCTGTCGTCCATCCTAGATGAGGATGGCTACATCACATTCCCTGACCTGTCAGAGATGCGCTTCCTTCCTGAGTGTGCGCAGAACTTCCTCCCCATTAAGTCACCTTCACTCATCCCCTGCTTCcttttcatcttcttcttcctgctttCCACTTCCTTCTCCGTGCCCTATGCCCTCACCCTCTCCTTCCCGCTGGCGCTGTGCCTCTGCTACCTGGAGCCCAAGGCAGCCTCCCTGACCGCCTCCCTAGCCCAGAGTTACCATGACCATGACAgttcagaggaagaggag ACTGACAGCGAACAAACTGATTTTGCCTTTGATGGAGAGATGACCGCTACAGAG TCTGAAGCAGATGAGGACTCTGAGATGCGGACGCAG ACTAAAGAAGATGAGCCAGCAGCAGATGAGACAAAAGAGGAGGTGGAACCTAAAATCACTGAG GCAGCAGGTTATCTGGTGAAATATGTGGTGGATAGTATGACAGCTGATGGGCCCACCTCCTCTGGGCCTCATGGGATTAGTCTGTCAACCACTATGGACGACGACGTCTTTATGGACGGGACCCTGAGGGAAGTGGAGGAGAAAACCCCTGAGTCCCAGGACGAGGTGTCAGAGAGGTTGGTGGTGAAGGTCAGCCCCGGAGCTATGAGACAAGAAGTGTCCCAAGCCATCAGCGACAAGAAAGGGACGCTAATTATCCTGAAGGACGCCGAGGATAAATCAGACACTGAGGGCAAAGAGAAAAGTGCTGTCCCTGGAGAGTTTAAAGCTGATGAGCATGTAATGCTGATGGCCTCTAAAGAGGAAGAAATCCCCAGAGCAGACACTTCAGTTGTTACAGAAGCTCAAACTGCAGCCGCCAAGATGCTGAGTCCGAAGGTGGAGATCAAAACAGACAGCATGACTCAGATTAAAGGTATTGACTCGCCTAAGAAGGCTATGGCATCATGGATTTCTGAGGAGGTGAAGACAGAGACTCCAGAGTTCATCAGTGTGTCAACAAAGGAAGTAAAAGATATGAAGACTTCTGATGGACTACAGGAGAGAGCAGAAATCTTCACTTTCAAAGAAGTCCAGTCTGAGCAGTCAAAGTCCAGCCTGACTCAGATTACAGTTTCTGAATCTTCAACTACATCTTTAGTTGTG TCTACGTTGGAGTGTGTTTCCTCCTCTCAAAAG GCACCAGCTGGTCAGGAGGAGAAACCGGTGATAGAGACGGAGGCACTCCCAGCCAAGTCTGCAGGGCCAACG AGTCCCGACATTACCGCAGTGGCTACCAAAGACATGCCCGTGATCCACACTGAGACAAAAACGATCACCTATGAAGCTGCAGAG GTTGAGACTAATGGTGACGCAGACCCCGGAGTGTTGCTGAGTGCTCAGACGATAACCTCAGAGACCACCAGCACCACGACAACCACACACATCACAAAG ACGGTGAAAGGAGGCATATCGGAGACAAGAATCGAGAAAAGGATCGTTATCACCGGAGACGCAGACATCGACCATGACGAG GCTCTGGCTCAGGCCATAAAGGAGGCTAAAGAACAGCACCCTGACATGTCAGTGACCAAAGTAGTGGTACATAAAGAGACAGAGATCACGCCAGAGGAGGGGGAGGACTGA